Proteins encoded by one window of Arabidopsis thaliana chromosome 2, partial sequence:
- a CDS encoding Di-glucose binding protein with Kinesin motor domain-containing protein (Di-glucose binding protein with Kinesin motor domain; FUNCTIONS IN: microtubule motor activity, ATP binding; INVOLVED IN: microtubule-based movement; EXPRESSED IN: 20 plant structures; EXPRESSED DURING: 10 growth stages; CONTAINS InterPro DOMAIN/s: Kinesin, motor region, conserved site (InterPro:IPR019821), Malectin/receptor-like protein kinase (InterPro:IPR021720), Kinesin, motor domain (InterPro:IPR001752); BEST Arabidopsis thaliana protein match is: Di-glucose binding protein with Kinesin motor domain (TAIR:AT1G72250.2); Has 35333 Blast hits to 34131 proteins in 2444 species: Archae - 798; Bacteria - 22429; Metazoa - 974; Fungi - 991; Plants - 531; Viruses - 0; Other Eukaryotes - 9610 (source: NCBI BLink).) translates to MDDVQIDDTFPVDLNGVTSLCSPEIPSFDFVSDETEKLEIGDTSIDDCDDALGDSMVCDPNSRLVPTGLTRTNRTDETIMFINAGGDDSKVLDSELNISRDDYFEGGDVLRTEESIVEAGDFPFIYQSARVGNFCYQLNNLLPGEYLIDFHFAEIINTNGPKGIRVFNVYVQDEKATEFDIFSVVGANRPLLLVDLRVMVMDDGLIRVRFEGINGSPVVCGICLRKAPQVSVPRTSQDFIKCENCATEIEISPTRKRLMRAKAHDKYEKKIAELSERYEHKTNECHEAWMSLTSANEQLEKVMMELNNKIYQARSLDQTVITQADCLKSITRKYENDKRHWATAIDSLQEKIEIMKREQSQLSQEAHECVEGIPELYKMVGGVQALVSQCEDLKQKYSEEQAKRKELYNHIQETKGNIRVFCRCRPLNTEETSTKSATIVDFDGAKDGELGVITGNNSKKSFKFDRVYTPKDGQVDVFADASPMVVSVLDGYNVCIFAYGQTGTGKTFTMEGTPQNRGVNYRTVEQLFEVARERRETISYNISVSVLEVYNEQIRDLLATSPGSKKLEIKQSSDGSHHVPGLVEANVENINEVWNVLQAGSNARSVGSNNVNEHSSRSHCMLSIMVKAKNLMNGDCTKSKLWLVDLAGSERLAKTDVQGERLKEAQNINRSLSALGDVIYALATKSSHIPYRNSKLTHLLQDSLGGDSKTLMFVQISPSEHDVSETLSSLNFATRVRGVELGPARKQVDTGEIQKLKAMVEKARQESRSKDESIKKMEENIQNLEGKNKGRDNSYRSLQEKNKDLQNQLDSVHNQSEKQYAQLQERLKSRDEICSNLQQKVKELECKLRERHQSDSAANNQKVKDLENNLKESEGSSLVWQQKVKDYENKLKESEGNSLVWQQKIKELEIKHKDEQSQEAVLLRQKIKELEMRLKEQEKHIQEMATTREFPEVANATPNEVKTCFKEDNFGNENMESNTNILRTSNRLKTKRHDSLNLNEMTRKKRASRSGETENNGDDPQMKEKRIRKSDPPKVFSRVVRPTRTASGSSSQVPVAQKRVIKREQQEVPVVKERDSKKKIWSR, encoded by the exons ATGGATGATGTTCAGATCGATGATACTTTTCCGGTGGATCTAAATGGGGTTACGTCACTTTGTTCACCGGAGATTCCTAGTTTCGATTTCGTTAgtgatgaaacagagaaattagAGATCGGAGATACTTCCATTGATGACTGTGACGATGCATTGGGCGACTCCATGGTGTGTGATCCGAATTCAAGACTGGTTCCTACTGGTCTCACAAGAACTAATCGCACAG ATGAGACAATTATGTTCATAAATGCTGGAGGAGATGATTCAAAGGTATTAGATTCTGAATTGAATATCTCCAGAGATGACTATTTCGAAGGAGGAGATGTGTTGAGAACAGAAGAGTCTATAGTTGAAGCTGGAGACTTTCCGTTCATTTATCAGTCAGCACGTGTTGGGAACTTTTGTTACCAGTTAAACAATCTTCTTCCGGGAGAGTACTTGATCGATTTCCATTTCGCGGAGATTATTAACACCAATGGACCTAAAGGGATAAGGGTTTTCAACGTCTATGTTCAAGATGAGAAGGCAA CTGAGTTTGATATATTCTCGGTTGTTGGCGCAAATAGGCCACTCCTGTTGGTTGACTTAAGGGTCATGGTGATGGATGATGGATTGATTAGGGTAAGGTTTGAAGGAATAAATGGAAGTCCAGTGGTTTGTGGGATTTGTCTTAGGAAAGCGCCACAGGTTTCAG TTCCAAGGACATCACAAGATTTTATTAAGTGTGAGAATTGTGCTACCGAAATCGAGATTTCTCCTACTCGG AAGAGACTTATGCGAGCCAAAGCTCATGACAAGTATGAGAAGAAAATAGCAGAGCTTTCTGAACGATATGAACATAAGACAAATGAGTGCCACGAAGCATGGATGTCACTGACCTCTGCCAATGAGCAACTAGAGAAAGTGATGATGGAACTCAACAATAAGATATATCAGGCACGCTCTCTAG ACCAAACTGTGATAACACAAGCTGATTGTTTGAAGAGTATCACTAGAAAGTATGAGAATGACAAGAGACATTGGGCCACAGCAATTGATTCTCTACAGGAGAAAATAGAG ATAATGAAAAGGGAACAATCTCAGCTATCACAGGAAGCACATGAATGCGTTGAAGGGATCCCCGAACTGTATAAAATGGTTGGTGGAGTTCAGGCACTCG TTTCACAGTGTGAAGATCTAAAGCAGAAGTACAGTGAAGAGCAAGCAAAACGAAAGGAGCTGTACAACCATATACAGGAGACGAAAG GCAATATTAGGGTCTTTTGTCGCTGCCGCCCTTTGAATACGGAGGAGACATCAACCAAGTCTGCCACAATTGTTGACTTTGATGGAGCAAAAGATGGAGAGCTTGGTGTTATTACAGGAAATAATTCCAAGAAAAGTTTCAAGTTTGACAGAGTTTATACACCGAAAGATGGTCAAG TTGATGTCTTCGCCGATGCTTCTCCGATGGTTGTTTCAGTCCTAGACGGCTACAATGTTTGTATTTTTGCCTACGGACAAACAGGAACAGGAAAGACGTTTACAATGGAAGGTACTCCGCAGAACAGGGGTGTCAATTATAGAACCGTCGAGCAATTGTTTGAAGTTGCTAGAGAAAGGAGAGAGACCATTTCATATAACATATCGGTTAGTGTCCTTGAGGTCTACAATGAACAAATAAGAGACTTGTTGGCAACATCACCAGGGTCAAAGAA GTTGGAGATAAAACAATCCTCTGATGGCTCTCATCACGTTCCTGGATTAGTAGAAGCAAATGtggaaaatataaatgaaGTCTGGAATGTGCTTCAAGCTGGGAGCAACGCAAGATCAGTTGGATCAAATAATGTGAACGAGCATAGCAGCCGCTCTCACTG CATGCTCTCTATAATGGTGAAAGCAAAGAACCTGATGAATGGTGATTGCACAAAAAGCAAGCTTTGGCTTGTAGATTTAGCTGGAAGTGAGAGATTGGCAAAGACGGATGTGCAAGGTGAGCGTCTGAAGGAAGCACAAAACATCAACAGGTCACTCTCAGCTCTGGGGGATGTGATTTATGCTTTGGCAACAAAGAGTAGTCATATTCCATACAG GAACTCAAAATTAACACATTTGCTTCAAGATTCACTAG GAGGTGATTCAAAGACATTGATGTTTGTGCAAATCAGTCCATCTGAGCATGATGTGAGTGAAACTCTAAGTTCACTTAACTTTGCAACTCGTGTAAGAGGGGTTGAATTGGGTCCTGCAAGGAAGCAAGTTGATACCGGTGAGATCCAGAAGTTGAAAGCAATG GTGGAGAAAGCAAGACAAGAAAGCCGATCTAAAGATGAATCCATAAAGAAAATGGAGGAGAACATTCAGAATCTGGAAGGTAAGAACAAAGGAAGAGACAACTCATACAGAAGTCTccaggaaaaaaacaaagacctTCAAAACCAACTTGATTCAGTCCACAACCAATCAGAAAAACAATATGCACAGCTTCAAGAGAGACTAAAGAGCAGAGATGAGATTTGTAGCAATCTTCAACAAAAG GTCAAGGAGCTAGAGTGCAAGCTACGGGAGAGACACCAATCAGATTCTGCAGCTAACAACCAGAAG GTTAAGGATCTTGAGAATAATTTGAAAGAATCTGAAGGAAGCTCCCTTGTGTGGCAACAGAAGGTTAAGGATTACGAGAATAAGTTGAAAGAGTCTGAAGGAAACTCTCTTGTGTGGCAACAGAAG ATTAAAGAGTTGGAGATAAAACACAAAGACGAGCAGAGCCAAGAAGCAGTGTTACTACGACAAAAG aTCAAAGAACTTGAGATGAGGCTAAAGGAGCAAGAGAAGCATATACAGGAAATGGCAACAACTAGAGAATTCCCTGAAGTTGCAAACGCTACGCCTAATGAAGTGAAAACTTGCTTCAAAGAAGATAACTTTGGCAATGAGAATATGGAATCCAACACCAACATCCTGAGAACATCAAACCGTCTCAAGACTAAAAGACACGATTCATTAAATCTCAATGAGATGACTAGAAAGAAGAGGGCCTCGAGAAGCGGCGAAACAGAGAACAATGGTGATGATCCTCAAATGAAGGAGAAACGGATCAGAAAATCAGACCCACCAAAAGTTTTCTCCAGAGTAGTCAGACCAACTAGAACAGCTTCTGGTTCATCAAGCCAAGTCCCTGTGGCTCAGAAGAGAGTTATTAAAAGAGAACAACAAGAAGTTCCGGTcgtgaaagagagagactccaagaagaagatttggtcaagataa
- a CDS encoding Di-glucose binding protein with Kinesin motor domain-containing protein (Di-glucose binding protein with Kinesin motor domain; FUNCTIONS IN: microtubule motor activity, ATP binding; INVOLVED IN: microtubule-based movement; EXPRESSED IN: 20 plant structures; EXPRESSED DURING: 10 growth stages; CONTAINS InterPro DOMAIN/s: Kinesin, motor region, conserved site (InterPro:IPR019821), Malectin/receptor-like protein kinase (InterPro:IPR021720), Kinesin, motor domain (InterPro:IPR001752); BEST Arabidopsis thaliana protein match is: Di-glucose binding protein with Kinesin motor domain (TAIR:AT1G72250.2).), which produces MDDVQIDDTFPVDLNGVTSLCSPEIPSFDFVSDETEKLEIGDTSIDDCDDALGDSMVCDPNSRLVPTGLTRTNRTDETIMFINAGGDDSKVLDSELNISRDDYFEGGDVLRTEESIVEAGDFPFIYQSARVGNFCYQLNNLLPGEYLIDFHFAEIINTNGPKGIRVFNVYVQDEKATEFDIFSVVGANRPLLLVDLRVMVMDDGLIRVRFEGINGSPVVCGICLRKAPQVSVPRTSQDFIKCENCATEIEISPTRKRLMRAKAHDKYEKKIAELSERYEHKTNECHEAWMSLTSANEQLEKVMMELNNKIYQARSLDQTVITQADCLKSITRKYENDKRHWATAIDSLQEKIEIMKREQSQLSQEAHECVEGIPELYKMVGGVQALVSQCEDLKQKYSEEQAKRKELYNHIQETKGNIRVFCRCRPLNTEETSTKSATIVDFDGAKDGELGVITGNNSKKSFKFDRVYTPKDGQVDVFADASPMVVSVLDGYNVCIFAYGQTGTGKTFTMEGTPQNRGVNYRTVEQLFEVARERRETISYNISVSVLEVYNEQIRDLLATSPGSKKLEIKQSSDGSHHVPGLVEANVENINEVWNVLQAGSNARSVGSNNVNEHSSRSHCMLSIMVKAKNLMNGDCTKSKLWLVDLAGSERLAKTDVQGERLKEAQNINRSLSALGDVIYALATKSSHIPYRNSKLTHLLQDSLGGDSKTLMFVQISPSEHDVSETLSSLNFATRVRGVELGPARKQVDTGEIQKLKAMVEKARQESRSKDESIKKMEENIQNLEGKNKGRDNSYRSLQEKNKDLQNQLDSVHNQSEKQYAQLQERLKSRDEICSNLQQKVKELECKLRERHQSDSAANNQKVKDYENKLKESEGNSLVWQQKIKELEIKHKDEQSQEAVLLRQKIKELEMRLKEQEKHIQEMATTREFPEVANATPNEVKTCFKEDNFGNENMESNTNILRTSNRLKTKRHDSLNLNEMTRKKRASRSGETENNGDDPQMKEKRIRKSDPPKVFSRVVRPTRTASGSSSQVPVAQKRVIKREQQEVPVVKERDSKKKIWSR; this is translated from the exons ATGGATGATGTTCAGATCGATGATACTTTTCCGGTGGATCTAAATGGGGTTACGTCACTTTGTTCACCGGAGATTCCTAGTTTCGATTTCGTTAgtgatgaaacagagaaattagAGATCGGAGATACTTCCATTGATGACTGTGACGATGCATTGGGCGACTCCATGGTGTGTGATCCGAATTCAAGACTGGTTCCTACTGGTCTCACAAGAACTAATCGCACAG ATGAGACAATTATGTTCATAAATGCTGGAGGAGATGATTCAAAGGTATTAGATTCTGAATTGAATATCTCCAGAGATGACTATTTCGAAGGAGGAGATGTGTTGAGAACAGAAGAGTCTATAGTTGAAGCTGGAGACTTTCCGTTCATTTATCAGTCAGCACGTGTTGGGAACTTTTGTTACCAGTTAAACAATCTTCTTCCGGGAGAGTACTTGATCGATTTCCATTTCGCGGAGATTATTAACACCAATGGACCTAAAGGGATAAGGGTTTTCAACGTCTATGTTCAAGATGAGAAGGCAA CTGAGTTTGATATATTCTCGGTTGTTGGCGCAAATAGGCCACTCCTGTTGGTTGACTTAAGGGTCATGGTGATGGATGATGGATTGATTAGGGTAAGGTTTGAAGGAATAAATGGAAGTCCAGTGGTTTGTGGGATTTGTCTTAGGAAAGCGCCACAGGTTTCAG TTCCAAGGACATCACAAGATTTTATTAAGTGTGAGAATTGTGCTACCGAAATCGAGATTTCTCCTACTCGG AAGAGACTTATGCGAGCCAAAGCTCATGACAAGTATGAGAAGAAAATAGCAGAGCTTTCTGAACGATATGAACATAAGACAAATGAGTGCCACGAAGCATGGATGTCACTGACCTCTGCCAATGAGCAACTAGAGAAAGTGATGATGGAACTCAACAATAAGATATATCAGGCACGCTCTCTAG ACCAAACTGTGATAACACAAGCTGATTGTTTGAAGAGTATCACTAGAAAGTATGAGAATGACAAGAGACATTGGGCCACAGCAATTGATTCTCTACAGGAGAAAATAGAG ATAATGAAAAGGGAACAATCTCAGCTATCACAGGAAGCACATGAATGCGTTGAAGGGATCCCCGAACTGTATAAAATGGTTGGTGGAGTTCAGGCACTCG TTTCACAGTGTGAAGATCTAAAGCAGAAGTACAGTGAAGAGCAAGCAAAACGAAAGGAGCTGTACAACCATATACAGGAGACGAAAG GCAATATTAGGGTCTTTTGTCGCTGCCGCCCTTTGAATACGGAGGAGACATCAACCAAGTCTGCCACAATTGTTGACTTTGATGGAGCAAAAGATGGAGAGCTTGGTGTTATTACAGGAAATAATTCCAAGAAAAGTTTCAAGTTTGACAGAGTTTATACACCGAAAGATGGTCAAG TTGATGTCTTCGCCGATGCTTCTCCGATGGTTGTTTCAGTCCTAGACGGCTACAATGTTTGTATTTTTGCCTACGGACAAACAGGAACAGGAAAGACGTTTACAATGGAAGGTACTCCGCAGAACAGGGGTGTCAATTATAGAACCGTCGAGCAATTGTTTGAAGTTGCTAGAGAAAGGAGAGAGACCATTTCATATAACATATCGGTTAGTGTCCTTGAGGTCTACAATGAACAAATAAGAGACTTGTTGGCAACATCACCAGGGTCAAAGAA GTTGGAGATAAAACAATCCTCTGATGGCTCTCATCACGTTCCTGGATTAGTAGAAGCAAATGtggaaaatataaatgaaGTCTGGAATGTGCTTCAAGCTGGGAGCAACGCAAGATCAGTTGGATCAAATAATGTGAACGAGCATAGCAGCCGCTCTCACTG CATGCTCTCTATAATGGTGAAAGCAAAGAACCTGATGAATGGTGATTGCACAAAAAGCAAGCTTTGGCTTGTAGATTTAGCTGGAAGTGAGAGATTGGCAAAGACGGATGTGCAAGGTGAGCGTCTGAAGGAAGCACAAAACATCAACAGGTCACTCTCAGCTCTGGGGGATGTGATTTATGCTTTGGCAACAAAGAGTAGTCATATTCCATACAG GAACTCAAAATTAACACATTTGCTTCAAGATTCACTAG GAGGTGATTCAAAGACATTGATGTTTGTGCAAATCAGTCCATCTGAGCATGATGTGAGTGAAACTCTAAGTTCACTTAACTTTGCAACTCGTGTAAGAGGGGTTGAATTGGGTCCTGCAAGGAAGCAAGTTGATACCGGTGAGATCCAGAAGTTGAAAGCAATG GTGGAGAAAGCAAGACAAGAAAGCCGATCTAAAGATGAATCCATAAAGAAAATGGAGGAGAACATTCAGAATCTGGAAGGTAAGAACAAAGGAAGAGACAACTCATACAGAAGTCTccaggaaaaaaacaaagacctTCAAAACCAACTTGATTCAGTCCACAACCAATCAGAAAAACAATATGCACAGCTTCAAGAGAGACTAAAGAGCAGAGATGAGATTTGTAGCAATCTTCAACAAAAG GTCAAGGAGCTAGAGTGCAAGCTACGGGAGAGACACCAATCAGATTCTGCAGCTAACAACCAGAAG GTTAAGGATTACGAGAATAAGTTGAAAGAGTCTGAAGGAAACTCTCTTGTGTGGCAACAGAAG ATTAAAGAGTTGGAGATAAAACACAAAGACGAGCAGAGCCAAGAAGCAGTGTTACTACGACAAAAG aTCAAAGAACTTGAGATGAGGCTAAAGGAGCAAGAGAAGCATATACAGGAAATGGCAACAACTAGAGAATTCCCTGAAGTTGCAAACGCTACGCCTAATGAAGTGAAAACTTGCTTCAAAGAAGATAACTTTGGCAATGAGAATATGGAATCCAACACCAACATCCTGAGAACATCAAACCGTCTCAAGACTAAAAGACACGATTCATTAAATCTCAATGAGATGACTAGAAAGAAGAGGGCCTCGAGAAGCGGCGAAACAGAGAACAATGGTGATGATCCTCAAATGAAGGAGAAACGGATCAGAAAATCAGACCCACCAAAAGTTTTCTCCAGAGTAGTCAGACCAACTAGAACAGCTTCTGGTTCATCAAGCCAAGTCCCTGTGGCTCAGAAGAGAGTTATTAAAAGAGAACAACAAGAAGTTCCGGTcgtgaaagagagagactccaagaagaagatttggtcaagataa
- a CDS encoding Di-glucose binding protein with Kinesin motor domain-containing protein — MDDVQIDDTFPVDLNGVTSLCSPEIPSFDFVSDETEKLEIGDTSIDDCDDALGDSMVCDPNSRLVPTGLTRTNRTDETIMFINAGGDDSKVLDSELNISRDDYFEGGDVLRTEESIVEAGDFPFIYQSARVGNFCYQLNNLLPGEYLIDFHFAEIINTNGPKGIRVFNVYVQDEKVLAEFDIFSVVGANRPLLLVDLRVMVMDDGLIRVRFEGINGSPVVCGICLRKAPQVSVPRTSQDFIKCENCATEIEISPTRKRLMRAKAHDKYEKKIAELSERYEHKTNECHEAWMSLTSANEQLEKVMMELNNKIYQARSLDQTVITQADCLKSITRKYENDKRHWATAIDSLQEKIEIMKREQSQLSQEAHECVEGIPELYKMVGGVQALVSQCEDLKQKYSEEQAKRKELYNHIQETKGNIRVFCRCRPLNTEETSTKSATIVDFDGAKDGELGVITGNNSKKSFKFDRVYTPKDGQVDVFADASPMVVSVLDGYNVCIFAYGQTGTGKTFTMEGTPQNRGVNYRTVEQLFEVARERRETISYNISVSVLEVYNEQIRDLLATSPGSKKLEIKQSSDGSHHVPGLVEANVENINEVWNVLQAGSNARSVGSNNVNEHSSRSHCMLSIMVKAKNLMNGDCTKSKLWLVDLAGSERLAKTDVQGERLKEAQNINRSLSALGDVIYALATKSSHIPYRNSKLTHLLQDSLGGDSKTLMFVQISPSEHDVSETLSSLNFATRVRGVELGPARKQVDTGEIQKLKAMVEKARQESRSKDESIKKMEENIQNLEGKNKGRDNSYRSLQEKNKDLQNQLDSVHNQSEKQYAQLQERLKSRDEICSNLQQKVKELECKLRERHQSDSAANNQKVKDLENNLKESEGSSLVWQQKVKDYENKLKESEGNSLVWQQKIKELEIKHKDEQSQEAVLLRQKIKELEMRLKEQEKHIQEMATTREFPEVANATPNEVKTCFKEDNFGNENMESNTNILRTSNRLKTKRHDSLNLNEMTRKKRASRSGETENNGDDPQMKEKRIRKSDPPKVFSRVVRPTRTASGSSSQVPVAQKRVIKREQQEVPVVKERDSKKKIWSR, encoded by the exons ATGGATGATGTTCAGATCGATGATACTTTTCCGGTGGATCTAAATGGGGTTACGTCACTTTGTTCACCGGAGATTCCTAGTTTCGATTTCGTTAgtgatgaaacagagaaattagAGATCGGAGATACTTCCATTGATGACTGTGACGATGCATTGGGCGACTCCATGGTGTGTGATCCGAATTCAAGACTGGTTCCTACTGGTCTCACAAGAACTAATCGCACAG ATGAGACAATTATGTTCATAAATGCTGGAGGAGATGATTCAAAGGTATTAGATTCTGAATTGAATATCTCCAGAGATGACTATTTCGAAGGAGGAGATGTGTTGAGAACAGAAGAGTCTATAGTTGAAGCTGGAGACTTTCCGTTCATTTATCAGTCAGCACGTGTTGGGAACTTTTGTTACCAGTTAAACAATCTTCTTCCGGGAGAGTACTTGATCGATTTCCATTTCGCGGAGATTATTAACACCAATGGACCTAAAGGGATAAGGGTTTTCAACGTCTATGTTCAAGATGAGAAG GTGTTAGCTGAGTTTGATATATTCTCGGTTGTTGGCGCAAATAGGCCACTCCTGTTGGTTGACTTAAGGGTCATGGTGATGGATGATGGATTGATTAGGGTAAGGTTTGAAGGAATAAATGGAAGTCCAGTGGTTTGTGGGATTTGTCTTAGGAAAGCGCCACAGGTTTCAG TTCCAAGGACATCACAAGATTTTATTAAGTGTGAGAATTGTGCTACCGAAATCGAGATTTCTCCTACTCGG AAGAGACTTATGCGAGCCAAAGCTCATGACAAGTATGAGAAGAAAATAGCAGAGCTTTCTGAACGATATGAACATAAGACAAATGAGTGCCACGAAGCATGGATGTCACTGACCTCTGCCAATGAGCAACTAGAGAAAGTGATGATGGAACTCAACAATAAGATATATCAGGCACGCTCTCTAG ACCAAACTGTGATAACACAAGCTGATTGTTTGAAGAGTATCACTAGAAAGTATGAGAATGACAAGAGACATTGGGCCACAGCAATTGATTCTCTACAGGAGAAAATAGAG ATAATGAAAAGGGAACAATCTCAGCTATCACAGGAAGCACATGAATGCGTTGAAGGGATCCCCGAACTGTATAAAATGGTTGGTGGAGTTCAGGCACTCG TTTCACAGTGTGAAGATCTAAAGCAGAAGTACAGTGAAGAGCAAGCAAAACGAAAGGAGCTGTACAACCATATACAGGAGACGAAAG GCAATATTAGGGTCTTTTGTCGCTGCCGCCCTTTGAATACGGAGGAGACATCAACCAAGTCTGCCACAATTGTTGACTTTGATGGAGCAAAAGATGGAGAGCTTGGTGTTATTACAGGAAATAATTCCAAGAAAAGTTTCAAGTTTGACAGAGTTTATACACCGAAAGATGGTCAAG TTGATGTCTTCGCCGATGCTTCTCCGATGGTTGTTTCAGTCCTAGACGGCTACAATGTTTGTATTTTTGCCTACGGACAAACAGGAACAGGAAAGACGTTTACAATGGAAGGTACTCCGCAGAACAGGGGTGTCAATTATAGAACCGTCGAGCAATTGTTTGAAGTTGCTAGAGAAAGGAGAGAGACCATTTCATATAACATATCGGTTAGTGTCCTTGAGGTCTACAATGAACAAATAAGAGACTTGTTGGCAACATCACCAGGGTCAAAGAA GTTGGAGATAAAACAATCCTCTGATGGCTCTCATCACGTTCCTGGATTAGTAGAAGCAAATGtggaaaatataaatgaaGTCTGGAATGTGCTTCAAGCTGGGAGCAACGCAAGATCAGTTGGATCAAATAATGTGAACGAGCATAGCAGCCGCTCTCACTG CATGCTCTCTATAATGGTGAAAGCAAAGAACCTGATGAATGGTGATTGCACAAAAAGCAAGCTTTGGCTTGTAGATTTAGCTGGAAGTGAGAGATTGGCAAAGACGGATGTGCAAGGTGAGCGTCTGAAGGAAGCACAAAACATCAACAGGTCACTCTCAGCTCTGGGGGATGTGATTTATGCTTTGGCAACAAAGAGTAGTCATATTCCATACAG GAACTCAAAATTAACACATTTGCTTCAAGATTCACTAG GAGGTGATTCAAAGACATTGATGTTTGTGCAAATCAGTCCATCTGAGCATGATGTGAGTGAAACTCTAAGTTCACTTAACTTTGCAACTCGTGTAAGAGGGGTTGAATTGGGTCCTGCAAGGAAGCAAGTTGATACCGGTGAGATCCAGAAGTTGAAAGCAATG GTGGAGAAAGCAAGACAAGAAAGCCGATCTAAAGATGAATCCATAAAGAAAATGGAGGAGAACATTCAGAATCTGGAAGGTAAGAACAAAGGAAGAGACAACTCATACAGAAGTCTccaggaaaaaaacaaagacctTCAAAACCAACTTGATTCAGTCCACAACCAATCAGAAAAACAATATGCACAGCTTCAAGAGAGACTAAAGAGCAGAGATGAGATTTGTAGCAATCTTCAACAAAAG GTCAAGGAGCTAGAGTGCAAGCTACGGGAGAGACACCAATCAGATTCTGCAGCTAACAACCAGAAG GTTAAGGATCTTGAGAATAATTTGAAAGAATCTGAAGGAAGCTCCCTTGTGTGGCAACAGAAGGTTAAGGATTACGAGAATAAGTTGAAAGAGTCTGAAGGAAACTCTCTTGTGTGGCAACAGAAG ATTAAAGAGTTGGAGATAAAACACAAAGACGAGCAGAGCCAAGAAGCAGTGTTACTACGACAAAAG aTCAAAGAACTTGAGATGAGGCTAAAGGAGCAAGAGAAGCATATACAGGAAATGGCAACAACTAGAGAATTCCCTGAAGTTGCAAACGCTACGCCTAATGAAGTGAAAACTTGCTTCAAAGAAGATAACTTTGGCAATGAGAATATGGAATCCAACACCAACATCCTGAGAACATCAAACCGTCTCAAGACTAAAAGACACGATTCATTAAATCTCAATGAGATGACTAGAAAGAAGAGGGCCTCGAGAAGCGGCGAAACAGAGAACAATGGTGATGATCCTCAAATGAAGGAGAAACGGATCAGAAAATCAGACCCACCAAAAGTTTTCTCCAGAGTAGTCAGACCAACTAGAACAGCTTCTGGTTCATCAAGCCAAGTCCCTGTGGCTCAGAAGAGAGTTATTAAAAGAGAACAACAAGAAGTTCCGGTcgtgaaagagagagactccaagaagaagatttggtcaagataa